The Alphaproteobacteria bacterium genome segment CTGAAGGGCGAGGACATCACGCTCTACGGCGACGGCGAGCAGACCCGCTCGTTCTGCTACGTCGACGACCTGGTCGAGGGGTTGATCCGCATGATGGCCACCGGCGACGACGTCACCGGCCCGATCAACCTGGGCAACCCGGCCGAGATCACCGTGCGCACGCTGGCCGAGCGGGTCATCGCGCTGACCGGCTCGACCTCGCGGCTGGTGCACAAGACCCTGCCGCAGGACGACCCGCGCCAGCGCCAGCCCAACATCGCGCTGGCCGAGAAGATGCTGGACTGGCGGCCGAGCGCCAACCTGGACGACGGCCTCGGCCGGACCATCGCCTATTTCCGCGACCTGATCGACCGCGGCATGGCCTAGCGGCTGGGCCGGCACCGCCGCCGTCGCGTCCTTCGAGACGGCGTCCTTGCGGACGCCTCCTCAGGATGAGGCGGCGTTGGGGGTTGCCCTGCGGACCGGAGCCGGGTGGCGATCCGGCGGGTCGGGCGTACCGTGTAGACCTGCCCGCTTTGCCGCGCACCATCGTCGTCATCCTGAGGAGCCGCCCGCGCGGGCGGCGTCTCGAAGGACGCACCGAACCGCCGTCGCACGCGGCCGTCAGGCCATCCCGATCACCGTGTCCGCCCAGCGGGCAGGGGTGAACTGCCGGGCCAGCGCCAGGCTCATCGCACCCTGTTCGGCGCGCGCGGCCTCGTCGAGGCCGGCGATGCGGCCCATCGCCCGGGCCAGGCCGGCGGCGTCGCCGGCGCCGACCACCGCACCGTTGAGCCGGTCCTGGACCAGGTGGACCGAGGCGCCGCAGACCCCGGTGACGATCATCGGCAGGCCGGCGGCGGCGGCCTCGTGGATCGCCACCGCCCAGGGCTCGAACAGGCTGGGCAGCACGAAGGCGCCGGCGCGGTGCAGGGCGGCGGGCAGGGCATCGGGCTGGATGAAGCCGGCGAGGTCGACCCCCGCGATCCCTGCCAGCTGGTCGCCCAGCGGGCCGGCGCCGTAGACGGTCAGCGGCCACGGGTCCTGCGCCGTGGCGCGATACTGCCGATAGGCCGCGGCCAGGGTATCGACGCCCTTCTCCGGGATCAGCCGGCCGACGAAAACGAAACCGCGCCCCGGCCCGGCGCCGGGCGGCGGCGCG includes the following:
- a CDS encoding glycosyltransferase family 4 protein, which encodes MGVRVAILWSELSGYANACFRALAAHPDCEALFLSHMRADPLAPFDESAFAWVDRRAFYDALMAEGRLTDTVRAFRPDVVLVTSWHIKGYRAALKALAGRATRVLCMDNQWLATPRQRLGVAISRWHVRPLYDRAFVPGERQADFARRLGFAQGAIGYGLYACDPARFAPPPGAGPGRGFVFVGRLIPEKGVDTLAAAYRQYRATAQDPWPLTVYGAGPLGDQLAGIAGVDLAGFIQPDALPAALHRAGAFVLPSLFEPWAVAIHEAAAAGLPMIVTGVCGASVHLVQDRLNGAVVGAGDAAGLARAMGRIAGLDEAARAEQGAMSLALARQFTPARWADTVIGMA